Proteins found in one Planctomycetes bacterium MalM25 genomic segment:
- the ppk gene encoding Polyphosphate kinase, with translation MSTLEYQPQHFLNRELSWLEFNARVLEEAADETNPLLERAKFLSIFSSNLDEFFMVRVAGLREQAFGAMAPQDPPADGQTAIAQLKQIVGKTRGLVAKQYECWNESVRPALSAAGIRVLSEDDLSIDQRRTVDAYFQHRVLPVLTPMAIDPSHPSPRFHNRGLYLAAKLRRLKGIGPELMFAVVQLPQMIPRFVPTEPGQRSDFLRIEEVVANRLPEVFGGYEILSCGAFRVTRDMDYDLLDEEGDDMLRAIESRLRQRQQSEAVRLEVSTDLDDELLAMLVGQEELRVAPETDAPAYDEVYRVDGPLDLTSLMGLVKQVDRSDLLHPRFTPHTPANLAEDKDLFEEIDRGDILLHHPFDSFRPVVRFISRAADDPDVLAIKQTLYRTSGDSPIIDSLIKAAEAGKHVTALVELKARFDEQNNISWARSLERAGVHVVFGFMDLKTHCKLALVVRQEGDRVRRYAHLGTGNYNPSTARLYTDVGLFTADETITDEVSALFNFLTGYAQHNQWKKLVVAPQDLHDRTLALIAEQADRARRGKKSWIFAKLNSLVDRRTIEALYDASRAGVPIDLVVRGVCCLRPGMPGVSETIRVRSIVDKFLEHSRIFVFGSGTRQQVFLSSADWMPRNFERRVEVMFPIETGELKQRIVNEIAPVYLRDNQRARLLESTGNYTRSRPAANEAPRRSQLDLCRLAEGAPPPDDAVEGAAKPAKPSGGRSNGVRGEGTKKRSRKNRSR, from the coding sequence TCGATCTTCTCGTCGAACCTCGACGAGTTCTTCATGGTCCGCGTGGCCGGGCTCCGCGAGCAGGCGTTCGGCGCCATGGCGCCGCAGGACCCGCCCGCCGACGGCCAGACCGCCATCGCGCAGCTCAAGCAGATCGTCGGCAAAACACGTGGCCTCGTCGCCAAGCAGTACGAGTGCTGGAACGAGTCGGTCCGCCCCGCCCTGTCGGCGGCGGGCATCCGTGTGCTGAGCGAGGACGATCTGTCGATCGACCAACGCCGCACGGTCGACGCCTACTTCCAGCACCGGGTGCTGCCGGTCCTCACGCCGATGGCGATCGACCCCAGCCACCCGAGCCCGAGGTTCCACAACCGCGGTCTCTACCTCGCCGCCAAGCTGCGGCGGCTGAAGGGGATCGGGCCCGAGCTGATGTTCGCGGTCGTCCAGCTCCCGCAGATGATCCCCCGGTTCGTGCCGACCGAGCCGGGCCAGCGGAGCGACTTCCTGCGGATCGAGGAGGTGGTCGCCAACCGGTTGCCCGAGGTCTTCGGCGGGTACGAGATCCTTTCGTGCGGCGCCTTCCGTGTGACGCGCGACATGGACTACGACCTCCTCGACGAGGAGGGCGACGACATGCTGCGGGCGATCGAATCGCGCCTCCGCCAGCGCCAACAGAGCGAGGCGGTCCGGCTCGAGGTCTCGACCGACCTGGACGACGAGCTGCTCGCGATGCTCGTCGGGCAGGAGGAGCTCCGCGTCGCGCCCGAAACCGACGCGCCGGCCTACGACGAGGTTTACCGCGTCGATGGCCCGCTCGACCTGACGTCGCTCATGGGTCTGGTGAAGCAGGTCGATCGGAGCGATCTGCTGCACCCCCGTTTCACACCGCACACCCCCGCGAACCTGGCCGAGGACAAGGACCTGTTCGAGGAGATCGATCGGGGCGACATCCTGCTGCACCACCCGTTCGATTCGTTCCGGCCGGTGGTTCGATTCATCTCCCGCGCGGCGGACGACCCGGATGTCCTGGCGATCAAGCAGACGCTCTACCGGACCAGCGGCGACAGCCCGATCATCGACTCGCTCATCAAGGCGGCCGAAGCGGGCAAGCACGTCACCGCCCTCGTGGAGCTCAAGGCGCGTTTCGACGAGCAGAACAACATCTCCTGGGCGCGCAGCCTGGAGCGAGCCGGCGTGCACGTCGTCTTTGGTTTCATGGACCTCAAGACGCACTGCAAGCTCGCGTTGGTTGTGCGTCAGGAGGGCGATCGCGTGCGCCGTTACGCCCACCTCGGCACGGGCAACTACAACCCGAGCACGGCCCGCCTGTACACGGACGTCGGCCTGTTCACCGCCGACGAGACGATCACCGACGAGGTCTCCGCCCTCTTCAACTTCCTCACCGGCTACGCGCAGCACAACCAGTGGAAGAAGCTGGTCGTGGCTCCGCAGGACCTGCACGATCGCACGCTCGCGTTGATCGCCGAGCAGGCCGATCGCGCCCGCCGCGGCAAGAAGTCGTGGATCTTCGCGAAGCTCAACTCGCTGGTCGATCGCCGCACCATCGAGGCGCTCTACGACGCCTCCCGAGCCGGCGTGCCGATCGACCTGGTGGTCCGCGGCGTCTGCTGCCTCCGCCCCGGCATGCCGGGCGTGTCGGAGACGATCCGCGTGCGGAGCATCGTCGATAAGTTCCTCGAGCACAGCCGCATCTTCGTGTTCGGATCCGGCACCAGGCAGCAGGTCTTCCTGAGCAGCGCCGATTGGATGCCGCGCAACTTCGAACGCCGTGTCGAGGTGATGTTCCCGATCGAAACCGGCGAGCTGAAGCAGCGGATCGTGAACGAGATCGCCCCGGTCTACCTCCGCGACAACCAGCGGGCCCGCCTCCTCGAATCGACCGGGAATTACACCCGATCCCGGCCCGCGGCCAACGAGGCGCCACGCCGAAGCCAGCTCGACCTCTGCCGCCTCGCCGAAGGCGCTCCGCCCCCCGATGACGCCGTCGAGGGCGCCGCCAAGCCGGCCAAGCCCAGCGGCGGAAGGAGCAACGGCGTGCGTGGCGAAGGGACGAAGAAGCGTTCTCGCAAGAACCGCTCGCGCTGA
- the pfkA1 gene encoding 6-phosphofructokinase 1, translating to MSKKRIGILTSGGDCPGLNAVIRGAVKASHQLGYDCVGFLKGYEGLYDPVQYVHLTPDSTRGILNQGGTILGSTNKGRFAATVGVQDRQELEPRLVEGVKQTIDQLGIDGLICVGGDGSLAVAQQFHEQGIPVVGVPKTIDNDLSATAFTFGFDSAIECATDALDRLHTTGSSHERIMVLEVMGRHAGWIALHAGIAGGGDVILIPEIEWNYDDLCHKILHRESQGKKFTLIVVAEGAELPSGELVGEQRSGQQMKLGGVGRAVTEEIQNRLHREARLCVLGHLQRGGKPTTFDRVLATQFGAHAVRLVKEGRFGEMICSRPPEMTSVPIMEAVNELRQVDAHGPAVQAARALGISFGDRKADEIGEGVFDRLEPVSHVPEFVEHHPEAFADGAEEATAEATPVIEEAVAEVAPEETTAVVEAVSEEVALVEETPAEPEPVAETETAEGEVVEEAAPSVESPEVAVTEEPATETAVAMDEDQAAETVAETILDMVSDADEAIHGEVAEPENEPEETDPAGADPEREPELPETDEAPSVESVETAAPTLTPPSLEEADLGQASEALAAEAEEPAPPAAPAMPALDTSALQAQLADQISGAAKEKRGEAPNDPTFDAETSGLSVAELVKQKLAAASITPQSEATLEEPVDKPHDEDLVAEARSALEAALSD from the coding sequence ATGAGCAAGAAACGCATTGGCATCCTCACCTCGGGCGGAGACTGCCCGGGCCTCAACGCGGTGATCCGCGGAGCCGTGAAGGCGTCGCACCAGCTCGGGTACGACTGCGTCGGCTTCCTGAAGGGTTACGAGGGTCTCTACGACCCGGTCCAGTACGTTCACCTCACCCCCGACAGCACCCGCGGCATCCTCAACCAAGGGGGCACGATCCTCGGCTCGACCAACAAGGGGCGTTTCGCCGCCACGGTCGGCGTGCAGGACCGCCAGGAGCTCGAGCCGCGGCTCGTCGAGGGCGTCAAGCAGACGATCGACCAGCTCGGCATCGACGGCCTGATCTGCGTCGGCGGGGACGGCTCGCTCGCGGTCGCTCAGCAGTTCCACGAACAGGGCATCCCGGTCGTCGGCGTCCCCAAGACGATCGACAACGACCTGTCGGCCACCGCGTTCACCTTCGGCTTCGACAGCGCCATCGAGTGCGCGACCGACGCGCTCGACCGCCTGCACACCACGGGATCCAGCCACGAGCGGATCATGGTGCTCGAGGTCATGGGCCGCCACGCCGGTTGGATCGCCCTGCACGCGGGCATCGCGGGCGGCGGCGACGTGATCCTCATCCCCGAGATCGAATGGAACTACGACGACCTCTGCCACAAGATCCTGCACCGCGAGAGCCAGGGCAAGAAGTTCACGCTGATCGTTGTCGCGGAGGGCGCTGAGCTGCCTAGCGGCGAGCTCGTCGGTGAACAGCGCAGCGGCCAGCAGATGAAGCTGGGCGGCGTCGGCCGCGCGGTCACCGAGGAGATTCAGAACCGCCTGCACCGCGAGGCGCGCCTCTGCGTGCTGGGGCACCTGCAGCGCGGGGGCAAACCGACCACGTTCGACCGGGTCCTCGCCACCCAGTTCGGCGCCCACGCGGTGCGTCTGGTAAAGGAAGGGCGCTTTGGCGAAATGATTTGCAGCCGCCCGCCCGAGATGACTAGCGTCCCCATCATGGAGGCGGTCAACGAGCTGCGTCAGGTCGATGCGCACGGCCCCGCCGTGCAGGCGGCCCGCGCCCTGGGCATCAGCTTCGGCGACCGCAAGGCGGACGAGATCGGCGAGGGCGTCTTCGACCGGCTTGAGCCGGTGTCGCACGTGCCCGAGTTCGTCGAGCACCACCCGGAGGCCTTCGCCGACGGAGCCGAGGAGGCGACCGCCGAAGCCACGCCGGTCATCGAAGAGGCCGTCGCTGAGGTGGCGCCGGAAGAGACGACCGCGGTTGTCGAGGCGGTCTCTGAGGAGGTCGCCCTCGTTGAAGAGACCCCGGCCGAGCCAGAGCCCGTTGCGGAAACAGAAACCGCCGAGGGCGAGGTCGTTGAAGAGGCCGCGCCGAGCGTCGAGAGCCCCGAGGTCGCTGTGACCGAGGAGCCGGCCACGGAAACCGCCGTCGCGATGGACGAAGACCAGGCCGCCGAGACCGTCGCCGAGACGATCCTCGACATGGTCTCCGACGCCGACGAGGCGATCCACGGTGAGGTCGCCGAGCCCGAGAACGAGCCTGAGGAGACCGATCCGGCGGGCGCCGACCCCGAGCGTGAACCCGAACTCCCCGAAACCGACGAGGCCCCCAGCGTGGAGTCCGTCGAAACCGCAGCGCCGACGCTGACGCCGCCTTCGCTCGAAGAGGCCGATCTCGGACAGGCGAGCGAGGCGCTCGCCGCCGAAGCCGAGGAGCCCGCCCCCCCGGCGGCGCCCGCGATGCCGGCGCTCGACACCTCGGCCCTGCAGGCTCAGCTCGCCGACCAGATCTCAGGCGCCGCCAAGGAGAAACGCGGAGAAGCGCCAAACGATCCGACGTTCGACGCGGAGACCTCGGGGCTGAGCGTCGCGGAGCTGGTCAAGCAGAAGCTCGCCGCCGCGTCGATCACGCCGCAATCGGAGGCCACGCTCGAGGAGCCCGTCGATAAGCCGCACGACGAGGACTTGGTCGCCGAGGCGCGATCCGCCCTGGAAGCGGCGCTCTCCGACTGA
- the glf gene encoding UDP-galactopyranose mutase, translating to MANDYVLVGAGLFGSVFARQAAEAGKRVLLVDRRSHIAGNCYSERVEGIDVHRYGPHIFHTNNERVWEYVLRFTPMNAYRHRCVVRHGERLFSFPINLLTLHQLWGVTTPGEAEAKLAEVREPISQPSNLEEWILSQVGHELYDIFVRGYTTKQWGRDPKLLPASIIRRIPIRLTWDDRYFNDRFQGIPENGYTAMFENLLDHDNIEVQTGVDFFENQKELEAAGERLVYSGKIDEYFGYRFGALEYRSLRFETERVAGDHQGAAIVNSADVNVPYTRTVEHKHFAMQTSENSVITREFPQAYKPGGEAFYPIRDEANTALFEQYNQLAKTTKPGVLFGGRLGSYRYYDMHQVIAEALTAADRELGVPTPLRRSA from the coding sequence GTGGCTAACGACTACGTCCTTGTTGGCGCAGGGCTGTTTGGAAGCGTCTTCGCGCGGCAAGCCGCCGAGGCGGGCAAGCGGGTTCTGCTCGTCGATCGCCGCTCCCACATCGCGGGCAACTGCTATTCGGAGCGCGTCGAGGGGATCGACGTCCACCGCTACGGGCCGCACATCTTCCACACCAACAACGAGCGGGTCTGGGAGTACGTGCTGCGGTTCACGCCGATGAACGCGTACCGTCATCGCTGCGTCGTCCGGCACGGGGAACGCCTGTTCTCCTTCCCGATCAACCTGCTCACGCTGCACCAACTCTGGGGCGTGACCACGCCGGGCGAAGCCGAGGCGAAGCTCGCGGAGGTGCGCGAGCCGATCTCGCAGCCGAGCAACCTCGAGGAGTGGATCCTCTCTCAGGTCGGCCACGAGCTCTACGACATCTTCGTCCGGGGCTACACCACCAAGCAGTGGGGACGCGACCCCAAGCTCCTGCCCGCTTCGATCATCCGGCGGATCCCGATCCGCCTGACCTGGGACGATCGCTACTTCAACGACCGCTTCCAGGGGATTCCCGAGAACGGCTACACCGCGATGTTCGAGAACCTGCTCGATCACGACAACATCGAGGTGCAAACGGGCGTCGACTTCTTCGAGAACCAGAAAGAGCTCGAAGCGGCGGGAGAACGCTTGGTCTACTCCGGCAAGATCGACGAGTACTTCGGCTACCGATTCGGCGCGTTGGAGTACCGCTCGCTTCGCTTCGAAACCGAGCGTGTCGCTGGCGACCATCAGGGGGCCGCGATCGTGAATTCGGCCGACGTCAACGTGCCCTACACCCGCACCGTCGAACACAAGCACTTCGCGATGCAGACAAGCGAGAACAGCGTCATCACGCGCGAGTTCCCGCAGGCCTACAAGCCGGGGGGGGAGGCCTTCTACCCGATACGGGACGAGGCCAACACGGCCCTCTTCGAGCAGTACAACCAACTCGCCAAGACGACGAAGCCCGGCGTGCTCTTCGGCGGGCGGCTCGGCAGCTACCGCTACTACGACATGCACCAAGTCATCGCCGAAGCCCTCACCGCAGCCGATCGCGAGCTCGGTGTCCCGACGCCCCTCCGCAGGTCCGCCTGA
- a CDS encoding Undecaprenyl-phosphate mannosyltransferase — MHRTLVAIATYNERENLPTLVDAVEAALPEADVLIIDDNSPDGTGRWADERAASDPRLSVIHREGKLGLGSATITAFRWALEREYERVATTDADWSHPPEELPALLALTESCDVAIGSRYAPGGKIEGWPFSRRVISRVMNRLTRFLLRVPVKDSSGAFRVYRASALGRIDLGRISSSGYAYLEEIVWRLAAAGATFAEHPITFRDRTVGSSKANLAEARGKFAMLWRCLTSRA, encoded by the coding sequence ATGCACCGCACGCTTGTCGCCATCGCGACCTACAACGAACGGGAGAACCTGCCGACGCTCGTCGATGCGGTCGAGGCCGCGTTGCCCGAGGCCGATGTCTTGATCATCGACGACAACTCGCCCGACGGCACCGGCCGGTGGGCCGACGAGCGGGCCGCCTCCGACCCGCGGCTCTCGGTGATCCACCGCGAAGGGAAGCTCGGCCTCGGCTCGGCGACGATCACCGCGTTCCGCTGGGCGCTGGAGCGGGAGTACGAGCGTGTCGCCACCACGGACGCCGACTGGAGCCACCCGCCCGAGGAGCTGCCCGCTTTGCTGGCGTTGACCGAGTCGTGCGACGTCGCCATCGGGTCACGCTACGCCCCCGGGGGCAAGATCGAGGGCTGGCCCTTCTCGCGGCGGGTGATAAGCCGGGTCATGAACCGGCTCACGCGGTTCCTGCTCCGTGTGCCCGTGAAGGATTCGAGCGGGGCGTTCCGGGTCTATCGGGCCTCGGCGCTCGGGAGGATCGACCTCGGCCGCATCAGCTCCAGCGGCTACGCCTACCTGGAAGAGATCGTCTGGCGATTGGCGGCCGCGGGCGCCACCTTCGCCGAGCACCCGATCACCTTCCGCGACCGGACGGTCGGCTCGTCCAAGGCGAACCTCGCCGAGGCCCGCGGCAAGTTCGCCATGCTGTGGCGTTGCCTGACCTCCCGGGCGTGA
- a CDS encoding UDP-glucose 4-epimerase gives MSTYLVTGGAGFIGSHLATALVERGDRVRVLDSLVSGYKKNLAHLGDRVELVEGDVADPDAVFAATEGVEVVYHEAAMASVPASQRTPLESHAACMTGTVNVLDAARRRGARRVVMAASAAAYGDRPFAAKRETDPVDPLSPYAASKIASELYCQAFAESFDLEAVALRYFNVFGPRQDPQSEYSAVIPIFVTKMIAGERPTVFGDGMQSRDFVFVEDVVQANLLAADAPEANGQVLNVATGRHTTLLDLIAAINAAAGTDLEPVFAEARVGDVRESLADITRARQLLGYEPKVPFAEGLKRSIEYYKSIAGA, from the coding sequence ATGAGCACCTACTTGGTCACCGGCGGCGCCGGTTTTATCGGCTCGCATCTGGCAACGGCGCTCGTCGAACGGGGCGACCGGGTGCGCGTGCTCGACAGCCTGGTCTCGGGCTACAAGAAGAACCTCGCGCACCTGGGCGATCGCGTCGAGCTGGTCGAGGGCGACGTCGCCGACCCGGACGCGGTCTTCGCCGCGACCGAGGGCGTGGAGGTCGTCTACCACGAGGCGGCGATGGCCTCGGTGCCCGCCAGCCAGAGGACGCCACTCGAATCGCACGCCGCGTGCATGACCGGCACGGTCAACGTGCTCGACGCCGCCCGCCGGCGGGGCGCCCGCCGCGTGGTGATGGCCGCCTCGGCCGCCGCGTACGGCGACCGGCCCTTCGCGGCGAAGCGTGAGACCGACCCGGTCGATCCGCTCTCGCCCTACGCGGCCTCGAAGATCGCGAGCGAACTGTACTGCCAGGCGTTCGCGGAGTCGTTCGACCTGGAGGCGGTCGCGCTGCGGTACTTCAACGTCTTCGGACCGAGGCAGGACCCGCAGAGCGAGTACTCGGCGGTGATCCCGATCTTCGTGACGAAGATGATCGCCGGCGAGCGGCCGACCGTCTTCGGCGACGGCATGCAGAGCCGCGACTTCGTGTTCGTCGAGGACGTGGTCCAGGCGAACCTGCTCGCCGCGGACGCTCCCGAGGCGAACGGCCAAGTCCTCAACGTGGCGACCGGGCGTCACACGACGCTCCTTGACCTGATCGCCGCGATCAACGCCGCCGCGGGGACCGACCTCGAGCCGGTCTTCGCTGAGGCCCGCGTCGGCGACGTGCGCGAGAGCCTGGCGGACATCACCCGGGCGCGCCAACTACTGGGCTACGAGCCCAAGGTCCCCTTCGCCGAGGGGCTCAAGCGCTCGATCGAATACTACAAGTCGATCGCGGGCGCGTGA
- the trpF gene encoding N-(5'-phosphoribosyl)anthranilate isomerase yields MFRIKICGVTQVDDALVVADAGADAIGLNFYKKSPRSISAETAATIVEALKERLLTVGVFVNHSPAEIATIVDRTGLGAVQLHGDEPDEMVADLPAGLPIIRAIRMGPEGLGPVAKRLAAAQKAGSEYAALLVDAAVKPAPGQATEYGGTGHTVDWAGVRSGRELLGSTPLILAGGLKPGNVAEALQATGADGVDTASGVETSPGVKDPDQVRRFVENARKGLDSGR; encoded by the coding sequence ATGTTTCGAATCAAGATCTGCGGCGTCACGCAAGTCGACGACGCCCTCGTGGTCGCCGACGCCGGCGCGGACGCGATCGGGCTCAACTTTTACAAGAAGAGCCCCCGCTCGATCTCCGCCGAGACCGCGGCGACGATCGTCGAGGCGTTGAAGGAGCGCTTGCTCACGGTTGGCGTCTTCGTGAACCACTCGCCGGCCGAGATCGCCACGATTGTCGATCGAACGGGCCTCGGCGCCGTCCAGCTGCACGGCGATGAGCCGGACGAGATGGTCGCCGACCTGCCCGCTGGCTTGCCCATCATCCGGGCGATCCGCATGGGGCCCGAGGGCCTCGGGCCGGTCGCCAAGCGATTGGCGGCGGCGCAGAAAGCGGGAAGTGAGTACGCCGCCCTGCTGGTCGACGCCGCCGTGAAGCCCGCCCCCGGCCAAGCGACCGAGTACGGCGGCACCGGGCACACCGTCGATTGGGCGGGCGTCCGCAGCGGAAGGGAGCTCCTGGGCTCGACGCCCCTGATCCTGGCCGGCGGATTGAAGCCGGGCAACGTGGCCGAAGCCCTCCAAGCCACCGGGGCGGACGGTGTCGACACGGCGTCGGGCGTCGAAACCTCCCCGGGCGTGAAAGATCCTGATCAGGTGCGGCGATTCGTCGAGAACGCCCGGAAGGGCCTCGATTCGGGACGTTGA